The Candidatus Limnocylindrales bacterium genome has a segment encoding these proteins:
- a CDS encoding SGNH/GDSL hydrolase family protein, with the protein MSGGSSMWKILLVGLCTWFFSLSCFAQEEFPFLNSLITSQVFTSTDIQNRYAFTLALDPKGYPWVVWIGYDGKDEDLFYSHWNGSEWTAEGRVAPDVSSLDKTPFILVDGKGTVWVAWSRWKRKLLGCNPSLPTPLRNSGRNLDPVAGTECRAGSTIEKDIYVTYWEGSEWTLPQKVNSSQVTSNLSPQMVMDPQGRLWIFWSGFDGVDDDIYYSYWNGHTWQPEARVNPDNAVPDVNPSVKADESGVIWVTWYGFDGQGYRTYASYWTSRGWSPPVGIENQRPTTANRRQAPSKLNLARNETYIAFGDSITAGVGDEENLGGYPPRLETLLDQQVALSTVLNEGYPGETTFQGVNRIDKVLQQDQGRYILLMEGTNDIYLHYSTSSIVFNLGMMVDKSRAFGTIPVLATIIPLRNLPGDPMVDPGNIETMDLNDQIRQLAQDRGVILVDQFQAFNTYPDYRDTLYADFHHPNGQGYDLMAETWFNGVLGIRIEGSVLLIQNAANFPIFGLLQTYLDLSITAGTLDLYVSLSTPKGTVYYLVGPNKLGAPNTIIPLRTGLTVQETEKLIMSYLFKGRESPGIYTWTAMLVLPGTDVGNIYNWVSSSSVSFSFAP; encoded by the coding sequence ATGAGTGGCGGATCATCCATGTGGAAAATCCTGTTGGTGGGGTTATGCACCTGGTTTTTTTCTCTTTCTTGTTTTGCCCAAGAAGAATTTCCTTTCTTAAACTCCTTAATTACCTCTCAAGTATTTACTTCTACCGATATTCAGAATCGCTATGCCTTCACCCTGGCTCTGGATCCAAAGGGTTATCCCTGGGTTGTTTGGATCGGCTATGATGGGAAAGATGAGGACCTTTTTTATAGCCATTGGAATGGGTCTGAGTGGACTGCGGAGGGCAGAGTGGCACCGGATGTTTCCAGTCTCGATAAAACTCCCTTTATCCTGGTGGACGGTAAAGGAACGGTTTGGGTCGCCTGGTCCCGCTGGAAAAGAAAGCTTTTGGGCTGTAACCCTTCTCTACCTACCCCTTTGAGGAACTCCGGACGGAATCTAGACCCGGTTGCAGGAACAGAATGCAGGGCAGGTTCTACCATCGAAAAGGATATCTATGTAACTTATTGGGAAGGTTCTGAATGGACTCTCCCTCAAAAAGTCAATTCTTCACAGGTTACTTCTAACCTATCTCCTCAGATGGTTATGGATCCTCAAGGAAGACTCTGGATTTTCTGGTCTGGGTTCGATGGGGTCGATGATGATATTTATTATTCTTATTGGAACGGCCATACCTGGCAACCGGAAGCCCGGGTTAATCCCGACAACGCGGTACCCGATGTAAACCCTTCCGTGAAGGCGGATGAGTCGGGAGTCATATGGGTTACATGGTATGGATTTGATGGTCAAGGCTATCGAACCTACGCCAGTTACTGGACTTCAAGGGGGTGGTCTCCACCTGTTGGGATAGAGAATCAGCGACCCACAACGGCTAACAGGCGACAGGCCCCCAGCAAGTTAAATCTCGCCCGTAATGAGACTTACATCGCCTTCGGAGATAGCATTACCGCCGGGGTTGGAGACGAAGAAAACCTTGGAGGTTATCCCCCCAGACTTGAAACTCTTTTAGATCAGCAGGTAGCCCTTTCGACCGTTCTTAATGAAGGATATCCCGGAGAGACAACTTTCCAGGGAGTTAACCGGATTGATAAGGTACTTCAACAAGATCAGGGCCGGTACATTCTCCTCATGGAGGGAACCAATGATATTTATCTTCATTATTCTACCAGTAGTATCGTCTTTAACCTGGGTATGATGGTGGACAAATCCCGTGCATTTGGAACCATCCCTGTATTGGCTACCATTATTCCCCTGCGTAACCTTCCGGGAGATCCCATGGTGGATCCCGGGAATATAGAAACGATGGATTTAAACGATCAAATCCGACAACTTGCCCAGGATCGGGGGGTTATCCTGGTAGATCAGTTTCAAGCTTTTAACACTTACCCGGACTATCGAGATACACTTTACGCAGACTTTCATCATCCCAATGGGCAGGGCTATGACCTTATGGCGGAGACCTGGTTCAACGGAGTGTTAGGAATACGGATTGAGGGTTCTGTCTTGCTTATTCAAAACGCTGCCAATTTCCCAATTTTCGGTCTACTCCAGACGTATCTGGATCTTTCTATAACCGCCGGGACCCTGGATCTTTACGTCAGCTTATCAACTCCGAAAGGCACCGTATATTATCTGGTAGGACCGAATAAACTGGGAGCACCCAACACCATCATTCCCCTCAGAACCGGACTTACCGTCCAGGAAACGGAGAAATTAATCATGAGCTA